The Oryzias melastigma strain HK-1 linkage group LG6, ASM292280v2, whole genome shotgun sequence genome includes a window with the following:
- the lg6h15orf39 gene encoding uncharacterized protein C15orf39 homolog yields MSGYSVKTLADPTLQSKMPLFDGLSKPESVPGFLSKQYGGAYLAYDPRGKDGAGFTPPWRPTKTSPLDDRSPVSHLSGMEARNHLMYRQDSTSLEDARAQPSSVSHAPMKKGFMLYTKSPEISPVTVGTVRKQKSEHSPSQKHLYLAIPKPVYGHNPCCSDLGCVMGQRYVEHVPPKMPSSVYEPDWMQTSAHYAEKTHIQRKEVLQQRSLQFDSSTEPKRIPVEAYSPSRARTFPSVSEPPYSSYPCTPTRTLFAPLSEHGQPLQTVPGGYPSLYAPHPAYEHMTSDIYQERSPIPKYGQLAQRPVFYYAQANGELENRTLCKDSGNKQRDAPLPQKHSIPNPLPHYLVPPSLHAEIPFSCTEMLPNPSFMRGFDYPYFAVPRFHLNSSQMRSPLERSSPTLLSSRINISPPRDKPATSLHVDSSSPFVRVDQGSPASRGSQPAISPSSRQAGRFFHPLAGLHRDAGASTDRLPESSSCRAQVTKQPQNLAASPTTWMLQSTTSDQTHAAAASGANGRKVIRSPSGSNRLVAESLVGKRALKRSISHSSPPVKIKEEDRDLYEVECSHKQQKVEKETGNKTDSPPMPVIDNVFSLAPYQLHLQASGVLFPGRVPKKVTQMSDKHEDHDSKEKRLEGDDAVLVSKDLSSETGDTFETQRIKIEKGDQSDSDGSVEICDEYSKQTIKKEHEDVSENGSVNEKADFETQSSTSGETESLAELKPAEPSALVDPSSDPNAGKHFVALLPKSSQSPQSAESKVNFRNIPPHFLKLSTYNIIIPGSKHRSTELETLSPQPVTVLSPKPDLEIPVRKHFFELHHSLCKLISKSVSASLEEDLKNWLFQMGVAEPPCRTDKVKKVSSLLGVKAREVWINEEIKSTLGNVLDRLREYTSQERCPFPHVMRTGAVFLPMLVMKELLFPMVQGSFIDQVLQEHKVELRPTTLSEEKILIQLHKRACSSKLRRLMSLKHLPHVYTDVVNLLYYTYVCKCLGLTLDQREENEGFKASIRRIPVFSDVTASPISPPEPQQGRDQGSNSPVGRSRTKTRVKSRSRHAFLDSELSDEGEDGTKVVDEGVLDAFAKRKSGSDLAVEEQSSIIHSPNTACEDSWMCPLTPDDRSSSSDESKSEKPSCPPATSKLQIEAKKCSGMILKLRKMLGAGGSQKRPRYQAVSASGTVFDSSQTEREDASCDGTLRRTPKALHRWRKIGGFTRALRPSSSRSLKNQRSLLKIKYCPYLSACHSAEHRRRWVLRSAVQRARGAMRLYYPDLVGKKIHHLYEEDDKSEVWYRGEVLRVHEAHTNPMKTIFEVRYDSEPEWKYYLELLMDYKKGWLKIED; encoded by the exons ATGAGCGGCTATTCTGTCAAGACCCTCGCAGACCCGACGCTCCAAAGCAAGATGCCTTTATTCGACGGACTTTCCAAACCAGAATCGGTGCCGGGCTTCCTGAGTAAGCAGTACGGCGGGGCCTATCTTGCTTATGATCCTCGAGGAAAAGACGGAGCAGGATTTACTCCTCCCTGGAGACCAACAAAGACTTCTCCGCTGGATGACAGAAGTCCCGTGAGTCACCTCTCCGGCATGGAGGCGAGAAACCACTTAATGTACAGACAAGACAGCACTTCTCTAGAGGACGCCCGTGCTCAGCCTTCCTCTGTGAGTCACGCCCCGATGAAGAAAGGTTTCATGTTGTATACTAAAAGCCCTGAGATCAGCCCTGTGACAGTTGGGACTGTTAGAAAGCAGAAAAGCGAACATTCCCCCTCTCAAAAACACCTTTACCTGGCAATTCCCAAGCCCGTTTATGGACATAACCCCTGCTGCAGTGACCTGGGCTGCGTGATGGGACAAAGGTACGTGGAGCACGTCCCACCAAAGATGCCGAGCTCCGTGTATGAGCCCGACTGGATGCAAACCTCTGCTCACTACGCCGAAAAGACCCACATTCAGAGGAAAGAGGTCCTGCAGCAGAGGAGCTTACAGTTTGACAGCAGCACGGAGCCAAAGCGGATACCGGTGGAGGCGTACAGCCCGAGCAGGGCCAGGACGTTTCCTTCTGTCAGTGAGCCCCCCTACAGCAGTTACCCCTGTACCCCGACTCGCACGCTGTTCGCTCCTTTAAGCGAGCACGGCCAGCCGTTACAAACCGTCCCCGGAGGCTACCCCAGCCTGTACGCCCCCCATCCCGCATACGAGCACATGACCTCAGACATTTATCAGGAGCGCTCTCCCATACCCAAATATGGTCAGTTAGCACAGCGCCCTGTGTTTTACTACGCTCAGGCAAACGGGGAGTTAGAAAACAGGACACTGTGTAAAGATAGTGGCAATAAGCAGAGAGACGCCCCCCTCCCTCAGAAACACTCGATCCCAAACCCTCTGCCTCATTACTTAGTGCCTCCATCTCTTCATGCTGAAATTCCTTTCTCTTGCACTGAAATGTTGCCAAACCCTTCCTTCATGCGCGGGTTTGACTATCCATATTTTGCAGTTCCACGGTTTCACTTGAACTCGAGCCAAATGAGATCCCCCTTAGAAAGGTCGTCGCCTACCCTGCTTTCCAGTCGCATCAATATTTCCCCACCCAGAGACAAACCCGCCACCAGCCTACACGTTGACAGCTCCTCGCCGTTTGTACGTGTGGACCAAGGCAGCCCAGCCAGCCGTGGAAGCCAGCCTGCCATCTCGCCGTCCAGCAGACAGGCTGGCAGGTTTTTTCACCCACTCGCTGGTTTGCACCGAGACGCTGGCGCCAGCACGGACAGGCTGCCAGAATCATCCTCCTGTCGAGCTCAAGTGACGAAACAGCCGCAAAACCTCGCCGCCTCCCCGACGACGTGGATGCTCCAGTCGACCACCTCCGATCAAACGCACGCAGCTGCTGCTTCCGGCGCAAATGGTCGAAAAGTCATCCGTTCACCCTCAGGAAGTAATCGGCTGGTTGCAGAGAGTCTCGTTGGCAAGCGGGCCCTGAAGAGAAGCATCTCGCACTCCTCTCCACCCGTCAAAATAAAGGAGGAGGACAGAGATTTATATGAAGTGGAATGCAGCCATAAACAGCAAAAAGTGGAAAAGGAGACGGGGAATAAAACAGATTCCCCTCCTATGCCGGTTATTGATAATGTCTTCAGCTTGGCGCCTTACCAACTTCACCTGCAGGCGTCTGGGGTGTTATTTCCAGGAAGAGTACCTAAGAAAGTCACACAGATGTCTGACAAGCACGAAGACCATGACAGCAAAGAGAAGAGGCTGGAAGGAGATGATGCTGTCTTAGTTTCCAAAGATTTATCTTCAGAGACTGGAGACACTTTTGAAACCCAAagaattaaaatagaaaagggAGATCAGTCGGATTCAGACGGATCCGTGGAGATCTGTGACGAATACAGCAAGCAGACGATCAAGAAGGAGCACGAGGATGTATCTGAAAACGGCTCTGTGAACGAAAAGGCTGACTTTGAAACACAGTCCTCAACTTCAGGAGAAACTGAGAGTTTGGCTGAACTTAAACCTGCTGAACCGAGTGCACTGGTAGACCCGTCTTCGGACCCAAATGCGGGCAAACATTTTGTTGCCCTCCTGCCCAAATCCAGCCAATCACCTCAAAGCGCTGAGAGTAAAGTCAATTTCAGAAACATCCCCCCTCATTTTCTTAAGCTTTCCACCTACAACATCATTATTCCTGGTAGCAAACACCGCAGCACAGAGCTAGAGACGCTGTCCCCACAGCCGGTGACTGTTCTCTCCCCAAAACCGGACCTGGAGATACCAGTTCGTAAGCACTTCTTTGAGCTGCACCACTCTCTATGCAAGCTAATCTCCAAATCTGTGTCCGCCTCTTTAGAGGAGGACCTCAAAAACTGGTTGTTTCAGATGGGAGTCGCAGAACCCCCATGTCGGACCGATAAAGTCAAGAAGGTGTCCTCGCTGTTGGGAGTGAAAGCCAGAGAGGTGTGGATCAACGAGGAGATCAAGTCAACTCTGGGCAACGTTCTCGACAGGCTGCGGGAGTACACCTCTCAGGAGCGCTGTCCTTTTCCGCACGTCATGCGGACGGGAGCCGTGTTCCTCCCCATGCTGGTGATGAAGGAGCTGCTCTTCCCGATGGTCCAGGGGAGCTTCATCGACCAGGTCCTGCAGGAGCACAAGGTGGAGCTGCGGCCCACCACGCTCTCCGAGGAGAAGATCCTGATCCAGCTCCACAAGCGAGCGTGCTCCTCCAAGCTGAGGAGGCTGATGTCCCTCAAGCACCTGCCGCACGTCTACACGGATGTGGTCAACCTGCTGTATTACACCTACGTCTGCAAATGTCTGG gATTGACTCTTGATCAGAGAGAAGAAAATGAAGGTTTCAAAGCATCCATCAGAAGGATTCCCGTTTTCTCAGACGTCACCGCTTCACCAATTTCACCGCCAGAGCCTCAACAAGGCAGGGACCAAGGATCAAATTCGCCTGTGGGCAGAAGCAGAACAAAAACCAGAGTAAAGAGCCGTTCAAGACACGCCTTCCTGGACAGCGAGCTGTCTGACGAGGGAGAAGATGGCACGAAGGTGGTCGATGAAGGCGTTCTCGATGCATTCGCTAAGAGAAAAAGTGGGAGTGACCTTGCTGTAGAAGAGCAAAGCTCTATAATCCATTCACCAAATACAGCATGTGAAGATTCATGGATGTGTCCTTTAACGCCGGACGACCGGTCTTCCTCCTCTGATGAATCCAAGTCAGAGAAACCATCGTGCCCACCGGCGACGTCAAAACTCCAGATTGAAGCCAAGAAATGTTCTGGCATGATTCTCAAACTGAGGAAGATGCTCGGTGCGGGCGGGAGCCAAAAAAGGCCTCGCTACCAAGCAGTGTCGGCATCAGGGACCGTCTTTGATTCATCGCAGACTGAGAGAGAAGATGCGAGTTGCGACGGGACGCTGCGCAGGACGCCTAAAGCCTTGCACAGGTGGCGGAAAATAGGGGGTTTCACTCGTGCCTTAAGACCATCGAGCAGCCGCTCCCTGAAAAACCAACGTTCACTCCTAAAAATCAAGTACTGCCCCTACTTGTCCGCTTGCCACAGTGCTGAACACAGGCGGCGGTGGGTCCTGCGCTCAGCTGTGCAGAGAGCACGGGGAGCCATGAGGCTCTACTATCCAGACCTGGTGGGGAAGAAGATCCACCATCTGTACGAGGAAGATGACAAATCTGAGGTGTGGTACAGAGGAGAGGTGCTGCGGGTCCACGAGGCTCACACCAACCCCATGAAGACTATATTTGAGGTCCGGTATGACAGCGAGCCCGAATGGAAGTACTACCTGGAGCTGCTGATGGACTACAAAAAGGGCTGGCTCAAGATTGAAGACTAG